The DNA window GTgaggggtgacgaacaatagCCTTCGCCATGTGCCGGCCGGGAATACTGCGCGCCCCGCAAATGTTTTCTGACGCCGACCATACTTGCTCGGCCTCAGCAACATTACGAGGGGCGTCTGCCTACGGCACACCCCCAAAAAAAATGTCCACTGAATCCTAATAATCCTATGATCAtgcacccttactttaaaaccaattTCAACTATTTTATAGACTCCACTCGCTACTAATAATCGGCTAAAAGTGGCCTCGCATGCAGGACTATCCAACAGCACAATCATCTCGAGTATCCAAATTAGGTGTCAGGGGTCCTCTAAAACCGTGGCCTTGTAGCACATTAGTAACACAGCGTTACACTTCTTCTTACTTCTGTTCTTTTTGTAGAGTCTATCTTATGGCATGCATGTTCACCTCTTCTAGACTGTAACCTTGTTGAGCGCTGAGCCCACGGTATAGAAGTGCGTGTTAGTGCAGTGTGGTACCACGTGACTGCACCCCAATTTAGGTGCAATAACCCCTGCTTAGCATAAAAAGACGCTCATTACGTTCATAAAATTCAGGCTGCACAAAAAGCGATGCCACTAATTATTCATGGTACTTTTACAAAACTGCCGGTAAAATGCCGCAGCTCACCCATCTTGAACAGCACGGCGCTGCTGGCTGGTCCACCACCCATGGTGGTCAAGGCGACGACGCGTGCTTCGTAAGAAGCTCCCGTCTTCAGGTTGTTTAGCGTAAGGCTGTTAGTCGTAGAGTTCGTGCTCTGATTGAAGTGAACATTGGAAGAGTTGCCGTCCACGTACACCTGCGTGCAAATTATTCGTTCTTTCAGCCTTCCAAAACTCATGCAGTCCCATGTCTCTTATCATGTTCGCTCTTCCTGACCCCGTCATGCAGTCGTTAGTTTACGAGAATTGAGAACGAATGCAGCGCGTAGTTGTCACTTCTTCGACAAGAATAACACTAAACCCATAATTTATTTGAAGCCCTGCGTGCATTGATCTTGACCGTGCATTAACATTTACCTCATCACCTGAATTCATATAGTTGCGCGTCATGAGTGTTCACAACGTCTACAAATTATGATCCTTAATTACGTAACGAAACGGCGCAATCGGTGAAAATATACGTAGTGTATTAGACGTAAACGAAGGCGTCGAAACATGCATCAAGTTCAAGAGCGCACGACAAAAGTGCTTACGTAATATCCTCTCAGCCTTCCGTTGCGGTGCTGAGGCGGTGGAGGAGACCAGAAAATGGTCGCCATGGTGCCGTTCACAACTTGCACTTCCACGCTTTCGGGTGGCGCAGATGGTACTGTGGAAAGAAACGATGTGACGTAAGCACGCGGTGTGCTGAAATTTCTTCGAGAAGAGCAGCAAACAGTTTGCCTCTTTAAGGGCTGCGTACCTGGGACGAACAGTCGGTTACATCGCAGACAggaaagagccccccccccccccggccttCTCGGAAGTACCTTATACGACTTGCCAGCGCAATAGACTATCCGAAGAATCAGTGTTATCATATACTTCAAGGCTTCCTCTGACCCTATTATTTGTTTCAATAATTAGTTAGTTAGCTACCTGAATAAACTGtttaaaataaatatataaataaagccATGTTCCGGTGCTTTTCGCTGTACCGGCACACGATTTTCATATTGTGGGCTTTAGTTTATCATGTCACCCTTTAGCCGTTTCTTAGCAGTACCGTCAGACGTCACTGTTCCTGTTCGTTTCTACGCGCAATGTCATCAGCACAATTTTCCCTTTGTGTCAACTGATCATGGTTGCCTGCACTATCTGGCCACGACAAATATCTTGCACCTCGCTTTGCGAAAAACCCTTCACGAAGTGTTACACGTGCACAAAACACTCGTGGCACACGTTACAAATTAGTGAAGTCTGCCTTCTTCACGACTGCCTGGCGCATGCCACCTTCCGCAAGCGAAAATGTCACGAAAGACGTCTTCTATTCGAAAACTATCCTTCTGGCAATACCGGCTGTTCCGGTCCCTGCCAAATTGGCAGGGGgccacagaagaaaagaaaaaaatggcttaTAAGCGGAACAAGCTTTACGAACTCTGGAAAAAAGTGCGAATGAACACCGGGGTgcgtaaatacatacatacatacatacatacatacatacatacatacatacatacatacatacatacatacatacatacatacatacatacatacatacatacatacatacatacatacatacatacatacatacatacatacatacatacatacatacatacatacatacatacatacatacgtacatacatacatacatacatacatacatacgtacatacatacatacgtacatacatactacatacatacaaatatacaaacatacatacatacatacatacattcatacatacatacatacatacatacatacatacatacatacatacatacatacatacatacatacatacatacatacatacataccgtgGGTACAACTAATTTAAACATACCATCTTCCATGGTCTGAACACTCCTCGAGTTACTTGGTGGGCCTTCAACGCTTCTGTAGAATGGCACAAGAAAGAACTCGTACTTCGTGAACTTCTTCAGGTCGTTGAGTACGTATGAGAGTGCTCCGCCGTTTAGCACGGTCACCATGTTGTACTTTTGCGATCCTCCACTCATGTCTCGAAACCGAATATAAAAGCCCTCCACGTAATCTCTCATTCCCTGGATCTgtgcgacagaaaaaaaaatggcaactcATTAGGGCAAACAGAGCTATTTTTCAGCAGCGCTGGTAACGGTGCCAGTACGGAAACAATGTGAAGTCAaagtagctgaaaaaaaaaacttgcgcttCGTACCATCTACGCGAGTCGTGTCGTGTTTAGGGTTTCCTGCTTTCTGATGAACTTCTAAGGACCTAATGCAAAGCTTTTTTTCGAGGGACGCGTAATGGGAGCATAATGTTTGGTTCACTTTATACGATAGGAATATATGCATACAACTCATTATCTGCATCAAAATGTTGAACCATTGCTGAATGGCGTTAGATGCTACCCATGTCCAATACACCAACAAGCATATGTGTCACCACTATTAGTTCAAGCGAGAGGTACTGTAAGTGGACTTCACCATGCCAGTAAAATATTTCTCCACTCACTTGAAGTTAAAAAAATCCAATCAGTATGTACTTTCCCGTTTAGGTACTACCCTTCTATTATTCTCATTTGCCTCTGTAAATGGGAGTAAAGTGCCACAATGTATGACAAGAATATCAGAGGCGCAAACTAAAATTTGAGTTATTTCTGAGCAGTTTACAAAAGATTGCCCTAAGTGAAAGGATAGCCAAAGTTCATGAAGTAATGGGGAGTACCTTCCAGCTCAACTTGACGGCTGTTGAGCTTACAGCACGTATGTCTTGCAGGCTAACGATGCATGCGCTCAGCTTCGCGCGTGCCTCGTCAAGGTTGAACTCCGGGAGAAAATGAGGCGCCATTCCTGTAAAAAAGAAATAGAAGTAAGAAGAGTCACTCTCCCATAATGCTTTTATCTTGATCTACAGAAAAGTTATGTGCTTTCCGTCTTATTCAGCATCGCTTTTAATCAAGCGCTGCGTTACAGATATTGTCGTTTTTGTTGTATTTTAATAGCATGGAAGTTTTGAATCTACCTGAGTCGGGTACTTATGATTCGAAATTAATTATGCTCACCTACACATACCAGCGGTTCGTGCGTTGGCTGCTTGCACCCAACAACATTTATCGTGCATTTGGTCACCCTACATTCGCTGAGAACCAAAATTTAGATAGAGGGGAAAACAGCGCTCCGAGACGTAACAACAAAAATGAATATAAGTGCACATACACAGCACTAACAAATGAATTTATTATCACTTGGCCAACAATAAATATTAGCCCATATGTGACGTCACAGAAACAGCAAAGGGAAACGTCCCCACTAACAGGTTTGTCAACAAGCCCACTCGCACTTAGCCCTCGAAGAAACAGTGTGCTTTCTTTGGAAGGGCAACAAAGAGGTAGctgacattttttcttttttgtcccaTATCGCCACGCCGTTTTTCGAGGTCGGTATGTGCCAAATAAACCGCCAGCAATGAGTGTTGTGAAAATTAGTATCCGAGCCACATATTTTGTGAGCCAGTCCTTCTTTAGTCCTCTCAAACATTGCGCCGAAGCTCGAAAGTTTCTATTAAGCTCTAAGTCTGCGctcaaaaaagtcacagctttgtcgctATGGCGGAGCAATGAATGCGGATGCAACAAATTCGAATGTCACgcaaagaatggcaagcagatctaaacatgtcacacgtttctcacgcacaaatggcgcacgTAACCTACTCACAGGcatagatgaacgcgaataagtatctcagttgttacttcgctgtgtctgaaaagcgcgcccttttcgcaaaggGACACTGTGCAGCGAGGGCAGTGAACTTTGTGCGCccgataactacaacagaatcgttccggcgcAAGACCAAGGCGTACAATTCTCCCCACCGGCAAATAAGCGCGCGCATGCTTTCGCATGCGCGCGCTTATCTGCCACTTGGGAAAATCGTTGCGGAGGAGGAGAGACGCCCTACCCCTCGCCTCCTCCGCAAGGaaaagtacgcgtggaagatgaACGCACGAGCGCGAGTCGCTGCGTCGTGACGATTCGGCGACGCGCGTTCGTTGCGCCATCTCGCCGGTATTGCGAAAAACATGGTATTTCCCCGAGCTCGGCATTGCCAGCGGTAAGTGGTCgatataaacagcttgccgtttgaacgtttcGGGGAGGtgttccttcgtggctcagtggctaacaccaCGAGCTCACAAGCAAGAGGTCAGGCGTACATTCCGCGTGCTCTAGTCTTTTTCTGGATCATGTTTCTTTCTTccattttattatatatatatatatatatatatatatatatatatatatatatatatatatatatatatatatacggtgaatgacggcagtcaccgacgccggcggcgaaatccaaccGAGAGTTGCTATCGAAAAACATCTGGCCTCTACGTCCGTATTAGGATGGAAGTGTGACGCAAGTATGTTCATCTGTCTAAAAGTAATCATCAAAATTACTTTTAAGCAATTCCTAAAGGCTTCTTTCATATGCCACCTTGCACTTGGTAAAGACAACGAAGTCTCGCCGCTTAACAGCGTTTAGCTAAACATGCTTCATTTGAAAGTCGCACTCACCTAGAGTCCGTATTGGTTCAGAAAGAGGGCTGGGGACTCCTTGTCCATGAGAATTTTCGGCTCGCACAATGAACACGTAGCGTGAGTCGGGTCGCAAGGCTTGTATGGTGTATTTCTCAGAAAGCACTCGATGGGCTGCCAGGACCCACCCACTTTGCAAGTCACTGCTGTAATATTCAACTGGAAATGAATAAGAGTGAAGTTGTGTTACCTTTCCTGTTCTTTCCGGAAGATATCCTAGTGATGGTTAAGTAGCTACATCACGTGATAAAGAAACAATGATTGAATTACGTAGTAAATTGCAAGGGTTCATCATTATCCACCAAAACTACTGCGAAACAATTAGTTATCTGTGTTGATTGGTCATAGAGTGCCTACTTCAGCCATTGATAACCTGAGTTAGCATTCATTTTCTCCTTGTTCAATTTTTTGTTACAATATTTTTATGTAACCACCAGCAACTCACTTGTATATCCTTTGAGTGATGAAGCACCAACTTTCTCACTGCGTCTCCAGGCAAGCGTTATTGATGTTTCTGTTGTATTTACGGGCACTGGCTGTGAAGGAGGACCGGGGAACGTGGAGGGGTCAGGGGATCGATGGAAATTGACGTTGGGGTTATGCGGAGATTCAATACTGAGCGACGCTGTCCAAGACGTCTCGCCGCTTTCACTCGAAGCCTTGCAGGTATACGCTCCACTGTCCAGCATTTGCAGATCTTTGAAGGAAACAAGAATGGCCCGAATAAGACGTCCCCTCATGAAGATATTTCAGCAATCGGCAAGCATTATGACGTTGGAAAGAAGTTAGTACTAATAAGTGTTCTGATTTGAACATCAAGTTTGAACCACTTTTATCTACTGAGTCTTTTATAGCGACGGCTAGTTACTGCAGGCGATTGAAAAGAAACGATCACGGCTTTCGGCCGTCCAGTAACCACCGTCTAAGGCGTGAAAATCATTTGCACTGGTCTATGTTACATTTCGTTCAAGGGCTGAACGCAGAAAAAACATGAAGAGGCAACGAGTGTGGTCTCCTCTTTTTATGTCCTTTGCTTTAGTACTGTAACATTGAGAACAATGCGCCACAAAACATCCCACCCGCAAACATTCTTGGCGTACCTATCCGCTTTGCGAATACTCTATATTTTTCGACGTTTCCATGCACGTACCCTGTATCTGAAGTGTTCCGGACTCCAGAAGCGTGTATCGGGGCCTTTCATCTATCCTTAGCGGAGCCCCGTTGTACAGCCACTGCACGGTGGGCTTGGGCGTACCAGTCGCATCGCAGGGCAGTTGAGCGGCCGTGTGCAGCGGCAGAGTCTGGTTGGCCGGTCCGAGTCGTATGATGGGAGGTGGAAGGTCGGCGAGCGCTGTCACCTCCAGGTGGCCCTTGGCCATGCTTGAGCCCACCACGGACAGTGCCGAACAGACGTAATAGCCACGGTCCTCTTTTCGTACACCGGTAATGGTCAGCGTGCCCTCGTTGCTCACCGAGAAGCGGCCATGTGACTTGCCCGGAAACATCAGCACCTGCGTGGGTAATATGGCAGCGCAATGGAGACTCGAGGGTTTGTTAGCAGCACGGTTTTTTTTGCGCTCATTAATAACAATGCCGTCAACGACAGTGGTACGTTATTTCGACAAAAGGAGAATCGCTTCCAGCAGCAAGAACCGGAAAACGTTGGTATTAGACTCCAGTATACGGAAACCGACATGCTTGGGCCAACTGGCAACCAAGTCTCATTTTTCATCAACCACTCACGGGGAATATTTATTGCCATATCACAAACACCCAAACCAGCAAAGAGAAACAAGCAGTTCCTGCCTGCAAACGCGTaattgtgaaaccttaaaaaacttGGCAAtccactgtatatatatatatatatatatatatatatatatatatatatatatatatatatatatatatatatatatatatatatatatatatatatatatatatatatatatatatatatatatatatatatatatataactacaCGACGCGCAAGTGTTCCCTTGCGTGGAGCTTACGGAGCATAGCACTTCAGTGTGAACCAGTGGTCACTTAGCAATGTCTCTCATGTGACACAAATGGCCTTTCATTTCAGTAATCTGTCGTACAGATACTGAAATAAAAGTAATATCAGAGTTGTAGAGACACTAACCTGGTTGCCTTCCCGGGTCCAGAACACGGAAGGTGGGGGGTTGCCCGTCGCAAGACAGTCAAACTTGGCGACGCCGTTGAGCCCCACTTTCTGGTTCTGGGGCGTGAGGCGGAATGTAGGACGTGCTATAAtgtgacaagaaagaaaaaaaaactggtaagtTTTCACGGTCTTCTCATAAATGCGTCCCAACAGGGCTTTGGGGCCCATTGGTCTGAGTTTTTGTCTAAATTGAAGTCTATATGGGTCGGATATGTCTCCTCATGATGTGACTCACTGTTTGCGAACTTCGAACTGTCGCAATATTAGCAGCATAAGTTCATCACAGTCCACGTAAATTCAAGCTTTGTTTTGTATATTTACACAAAACACCGCATTTATAGAGAGCAGAATCAATTCATAGTTTATTAGTGAAAGATGTGAACTGTCGGTATCATTTGCACGATGAGCACATGCACTTTGAGACAAAAGTTACAGCTGTAGGGCTACGACATAAGCTTAACAAGTAAGCGATGCAGTCGAGATGCGAAATTCTGTTCAAAATCGGGCATTAATTGCATTTTGCTGAGTTCACACAAAGGGATGAGTACTTACAGTGCACGGTTAACGTCGCCGACGCAGAGACTGAGCCAACAATGTTTTCTGATTCACAAATGTATATTCCCTCGTCCGCGAGAGTGACGTTCTTGATGTGCAAACTCTTGTCCTCTTGGACATAAGccctgaaaaaaaagtgacacacctcAGATCTTTTTCACTTTCTTGAACAGGCACTTCACAAAATGTTTATTCTGTTGATGTATTTTAAATAAATGAGGAAATAGCACAAACCAGGGACACCTGTTTGACTGAAAACACACCACACGTGCTGTTTAGAAATGACGAATAAAAAGTGCGagcaacaaaaaacaagaaaatctcACTACATAGGGGTTTAGGACGCATGAAGAGAAGTTATAGCTGTTATTGGAAATATGGATATTAAAATGTTACTTTAGTCATGTTCATCAGCGGTTCTTTTTCTGTTTACAAATCCCATATCGTAATACGCAGGCAGAGCGATGGCTTTCCCGCATAATGACTAATGTTGAGGAGAAGCAAGCGCAAATATGGCAAAAGGCAACAGTTTAGGACATCAACGCTCATATCAAAGACGTAAACGCCCCTTTCACCAATACATTCCAATGACTTCTGTTGCCACGCTCTTTCCCCGCATTTCGGGAAGCGCATTTGTTATTCGCCATTTTGCCGTAGGTGTGTTTAGATGGGTATGCAAATCCCAAGACGTCTTAAAAGGTCCTCAGCGTGAATGCCACTACTACGTGCTTCCAATCCTACATTTTCGTAGGCTGAGAACATTCTCGCGTGAATTGTATGGGTCTTCACAGCTAGTTTCATAGATGTCACAAAGACATATCTGAAACTAGGCTGATGCATGTTATTGCGTCGCGAAATATATCCTACTGATGCAAGGCTGCTGAGCGAAACCGAGTTCGCAGCAGTGTTGTTAGTCCGGTGGCTCACCTTCCGACGGGCATCTTGCCATCCTGCCTCCTCCATGTTACCGTGGGTTTGGGGTCGCCATTCACTTTACACTGGAACTCGACGGACTCCTCCGCCAGTGACGTCACATCTTCCGGGACTCGTACGAAATACGGCTTCGCTGTAATAGGAAGTGAATATACGGACTGACCGGTGACACTCTTCCTCATATATTGAGAACACAAGTCTCTAAATTACGTTGCTACCGGACTTTGACATGTTCGAGAATTTGTGTTTGAATAGTAGAAAGCTGTGAAAAACACCTACATAAGTTATCCCGGCGATGATAAGAATGCGCTGAAAATATGTGGGCAGTAAAAGAAGAAAGACACACAATGCACCCCTATTATTTACCTAGTCACGTCTTTTAAACAAATTCTCCTATAACTCATGCTAAATCAACACACCCAACTAGGTTAATGAAAAGCAGCACAAAAGCAAATAATGAATCCAAGAAAGCGTGGGGAACGTAATATTAATTGTTTCAAGTGCATAATAATAAGTGTGATATAGATGCAGTAAAAGCACAAAAAGTGAACTTCCCACAGGCAGGAACCGAACCCACAGTCTTATGAAAAGACAAATAAAAGGTATAATACACTAAAAACAGTACAAATAATGTTCACTATAGCTTCTTTGATTTCATTATATTTATTGCTTTTAATTAGAGTTGTGTGAAACAAACAAACGAGTCCTCGACAATTTTTTTCTACTGGGTTTAGTGACTCGCTAGCTAGCCAAAGCAGCAACTAGGGCAGCGCATGTGCCACTGCACTACGTATATGCATCGTTAAACACGAAGCCATAACAGAAACGTCCCGATCGTTTCACGCCAAATGTGCAGAATGAGTGAGCATCTCTTGTCGACGCAGCGTGACTCTGCTTACTGTGCACGGAGAGCAGCGCAGCCGGCGAGTCCCTGGTGCCGAGCATGTTGGCCGCCCGGCACACGTAGCGTCCTTGATCGGACGGGCGCACGTCGGCGATCACTAGCGCGCCCTGGGCCAGGAGGCGTACGCGCCCCGTGCCCGGCTGCACCTGGACGCCGTCCTTGAACCAGGTGACCGTGGGCTCGGGGTGGCCCCTGGGAGGAACGCACTCCAGCGTTGCCGACTCCCCGCCTGCCACGTGGATGCTCTTTGGAAGCTGGCGGAACTCATCACGAAGCACTGCGGATATAACGGAAACAAGGAGAATTAAGCTCACAGTATTTGGCACACGAACTGAATCGTGCGCGCGTCGTTTATGGCACACGTGTGACTTCCACTGCGCATTCCCACAGGGTGGCGAGAAATTGGGGACTCAGGGAGTCATGCCTAGGCATGTGGTTCTACCATGAGAATACACAAACAGCACAGCGTATATATATGGCTAATGAACACCCTAACCATAAACAACTGAGAAGACTACGCCAAATGCAGAAAATTAGGGGAcatttaagcttcgcctttaagagttgaacgtgatagcgaaatctggcccctggtgtacccttcaaccgctaagtacatacttattaatatgttttgttgcatacacacgcacgcacacaaacacacacacagtagattggaccagcgcgtgcTATTATCACCAaatgggctcattttcgtcgtggcacctgtcgaacgaaattcgttaaagaggccctgaaacactttttaaagtAATCATGGAATGAACTCACTGAAATAGCTTATTGCCtcgcgaattcaacgccgcaaaaattttaagaatccatccaatGCGAGTGGAGTttaaaggtttgtcgcatgctgcaattgcattatctcttctctcgtccctacgaaggcgctggaagctaagcagggaggggtggcagggcaaaaaaactaccgcgcctcgtgaccttgagcacttttttttttttcgaatgcacggctttttcagcgagatcgcacgcgcacgcgtacACAAGTAGCGGCTATTTCGGTaactcgatttttcggtcacagacgcacagacaatttttcgctcacagccaacgggGCCAACGGCGGCGACGGGTTCTTTTttcgacacgagctctctaacgctttCGCATTAAAACTACTGCGTCAGGCGGCCTTAGTCTGCACACCGACCACTATCACATGTGCCCAGAGATAACGAAAAAAAATTGCGGCAACTACGCACTAGCGGTGCGAAAAGTGAGAACAGAGCAAATGTGGCGGCCTTCCACACCACCTttcgtcctcctcctcctgtTTCCTTTGCAAAGAGTTAATGAAAATACACAACGATACGGTGCCAAACAGGCTACGGAACATCTCCTGCACTGCTCAGAAATGAAAGACGACTTCCACATACTGCTAGATCAGGTAAGTGGGAGAGCTTTCATAGTGATCAAGAAATTTACCCCACTATCTCACACACCGCTGTTGCACCAGCCTGCAAGAGAATGGCTGCGATTTTTGAAGTCTGCGTACCGTACTCAAAGTATACGTGCAGCCAGAACGGCCGTTCACAGGAAATGGTGAACAAGatagaaaataaaaaagcagCTGACCTTTGTATCGTGCGCAAACTTTGGTGTGACTGTTTGCTTTGGCCGGACGTATACCCATCAATGCGTTGTACCGTACCGATTGACCATCACAGCACAGAGCAGAAAAGTGTTACTACAGTTGAAGGCATCAGCACCGGACTTCGTCTTGTCCAAATGTTTTATTCCCTTCCCAAGTGCATGCAGGTTATTCAAACAAGCCCAGCCCTGTTCAATtaccattcatttattcattcccTCCTCCAGACAGCAGGCTTTTTTGACGATGAATGAACAGCGTAGGCGAAGTTACGGTGTTGCTACATCCTCAATCAGCAAAGGGGATGTCATCAAATGCTGCGAAACGTCCAAGAGCAGgcactatagaaaaaaaaaaggcatcgctcAGGGCCTTGTAAACAGTGTCCGACAGGTCATCAATCTCTGTGGCCATTTATTCCTGCCAGGCGCGGCAGTACGCGGGCATGCAGATGGCGTCGCGCGTGTGCCACTGAGGCGTGGCAGCGCACTGGGTACGACATAGCAGTCTGGCATCGAAGGCGCCTAGCATGCACGTGCGATGTGCGTTGACGTGGATCTACCCACACCGGTCGACCAGCGAAGCGAGAGAAAGACAGATGTGATGCCGATAGGCACGGATGTTacccagaaaaaaaatgtctgattggctaccctgcactgaagaAGGGGTAAAGGGAgacaaaaaaagtaagaaagaccgGAATGTTGAGAGGGAAGTATGGAAGTAGAAACACAAACACACTGGAGTGCCACAATCTTTCGACGAGGCGGGTCGACCATCGAAAGTTGTAAGAAAGGGCAGGGGTGTATCACATGCCGCAATATTCGAAAAGCATGAAACACTACTGCAACTAGACGTCTCTATTCCCATAATTTTGTTTATTATAAAACGTATAGCGCTGTCTTTTTCTCACATCTTTTATGGTTGCCGACCCGCAAACATCAGTGCAAGGTGAGTGCCGGCAAAATCAAGTGATCCACTGAATGAATGTGCGTTCACAAGTATCTTATGTGGCCTGCCACGTTTTTAGTGCTAAAAATGCCTCGGCTTGATGCGAATGCGCTTGCTGTGCCACCGATCTTTGAGGCAGTGTAAAAAAAACACGATAGGTCCACTCATCGTTCAGGAAATCGATTGACGTAAAAACGAGACAAGTGTGGCTCATGACCTCAGTTTCTTAGAGCTGAGCAAACGTTTGCTTGGTAGAGGTTGAATGCGACTGCGAGCTG is part of the Rhipicephalus microplus isolate Deutch F79 unplaced genomic scaffold, USDA_Rmic scaffold_105, whole genome shotgun sequence genome and encodes:
- the LOC142790441 gene encoding roundabout homolog 1-like isoform X1; translation: MVLPEGQLFFLQVQHSRREQDTGLYWCTATNAVGTVRSRNASVELAVLRDEFRQLPKSIHVAGGESATLECVPPRGHPEPTVTWFKDGVQVQPGTGRVRLLAQGALVIADVRPSDQGRYVCRAANMLGTRDSPAALLSVHTKPYFVRVPEDVTSLAEESVEFQCKVNGDPKPTVTWRRQDGKMPVGRAYVQEDKSLHIKNVTLADEGIYICESENIVGSVSASATLTVHSRPTFRLTPQNQKVGLNGVAKFDCLATGNPPPSVFWTREGNQVLMFPGKSHGRFSVSNEGTLTITGVRKEDRGYYVCSALSVVGSSMAKGHLEVTALADLPPPIIRLGPANQTLPLHTAAQLPCDATGTPKPTVQWLYNGAPLRIDERPRYTLLESGTLQIQDLQMLDSGAYTCKASSESGETSWTASLSIESPHNPNVNFHRSPDPSTFPGPPSQPVPVNTTETSITLAWRRSEKVGASSLKGYTIEYYSSDLQSGWVLAAHRVLSEKYTIQALRPDSRYVFIVRAENSHGQGVPSPLSEPIRTLGMAPHFLPEFNLDEARAKLSACIVSLQDIRAVSSTAVKLSWKIQGMRDYVEGFYIRFRDMSGGSQKYNMVTVLNGGALSYVLNDLKKFTKYEFFLVPFYRSVEGPPSNSRSVQTMEDVPSAPPESVEVQVVNGTMATIFWSPPPPQHRNGRLRGYYVYVDGNSSNVHFNQSTNSTTNSLTLNNLKTGASYEARVVALTTMGGGPASSAVLFKMESPAESTSLSTPFQNIVTQSWFIALFGFLLLVAVTIFVLLLIRKRRLQHAKSLTTVPVHKQEDISNCFNSLNGRPGLSPHEALWINHSAWRTSDQSKDPFCETKLLNKMSCATNDLNYSSVYAPLNCGINAPDYAEVDAQSMTTFYKKDLPSIPEPYATTTLINPSLQKSLNGSAKDARSGSSAEEGSRKSEKGFDLELTRASEDGITDRLLDSDKLASPASDSGSYTTDEYGMPIKKCRQKFSRGGSSSKVPMMNWSELIPPPPEQPPSEAGSPTGTPACLRGTPPRNAQLKQKFQINGAQPTSNMRGAHGQPRVQTHSPRSIMNQSSNSLGSSYGDSYQNVPPFFPKGQRPLLKPLLPQQSQQQPNQQQQQQLFSNPFIDRGVQSSLPSLISYIYEPTNADSDLELMTRPRSIESSIAGDTDYAPSHAPSWASTTERSNSSCTSGRSSRASSYDDPVYNEVDFASAVARAAQNSGFQVNGSVVSTTTPAQEQGAKRSSHERHHNQQNQKVTNLPPNASKTLTHQMKNTEAHPQNQLFSLSLPSQRTFDDQRLEHDENNQPMQSNDSKHF
- the LOC142790441 gene encoding roundabout homolog 1-like isoform X2, giving the protein MVLPEGQLFFLQVQHSRREQDTGLYWCTATNAVGTVRSRNASVELAVLRDEFRQLPKSIHVAGGESATLECVPPRGHPEPTVTWFKDGVQVQPGTGRVRLLAQGALVIADVRPSDQGRYVCRAANMLGTRDSPAALLSVHTKPYFVRVPEDVTSLAEESVEFQCKVNGDPKPTVTWRRQDGKMPVGRAYVQEDKSLHIKNVTLADEGIYICESENIVGSVSASATLTVHSRPTFRLTPQNQKVGLNGVAKFDCLATGNPPPSVFWTREGNQVLMFPGKSHGRFSVSNEGTLTITGVRKEDRGYYVCSALSVVGSSMAKGHLEVTALADLPPPIIRLGPANQTLPLHTAAQLPCDATGTPKPTVQWLYNGAPLRIDERPRYTLLESGTLQIQDLQMLDSGAYTCKASSESGETSWTASLSIESPHNPNVNFHRSPDPSTFPGPPSQPVPVNTTETSITLAWRRSEKVGASSLKGYTIEYYSSDLQSGWVLAAHRVLSEKYTIQALRPDSRYVFIVRAENSHGQGVPSPLSEPIRTLGMAPHFLPEFNLDEARAKLSACIVSLQDIRAVSSTAVKLSWKIQGMRDYVEGFYIRFRDMSGGSQKYNMVTVLNGGALSYVLNDLKKFTKYEFFLVPFYRSVEGPPSNSRSVQTMEDVPSAPPESVEVQVVNGTMATIFWSPPPPQHRNGRLRGYYVYVDGNSSNVHFNQSTNSTTNSLTLNNLKTGASYEARVVALTTMGGGPASSAVLFKMESPAESTSLSTPFQNIVTQSWFIALFGFLLLVAVTIFVLLLIRKRRLQHAKSLTTVPVHKQEDISNCFNSLNGRPGLSPHEALWINHSAWRTSDQSKDPFCETKLLNKMSCATNDLNYSSVYAPLNCGINAPDYAEVDAQSMTTFYKKDLPSIPEPYATTTLINPSLQKSLNGSAKDARSGSSAEEGSRKSEKGFDLELTRASEDGITDRLLDSDKLASPASDSGSYTTDEYGMPIKKCRQKFSRGGSSSKVPMMNWSELIPPPPEQPPSEAGSPTGTPACLRGTPPRNAQLKQKFQINGAQPTSNMRGAHGQPRVQTHSPRSIMNQSSNSLGSSYGDSYQNVPPFFPKGQRPLLKPLLPQQSQQQPNQQQQQQLFSNPFIDRGVQSSLPSLISYIYEPTNADSDLELMTRPRSIESSIAGDTDYAPSHAPSWASTTERSNSSCTSGRSSRASSYDDPVYNEVDFASAVARAAQNSGFQVNGSVVSTTTPAQEQGAKRSSHERHHNQQNQKVTNLPPNASKTLTHQMKNTGAPYKPPSFHIYHDPPHLLTPPESGRKQWRAVSRDGEVSAQILNDHFYHGST